A genomic window from Peromyscus maniculatus bairdii isolate BWxNUB_F1_BW_parent chromosome 1, HU_Pman_BW_mat_3.1, whole genome shotgun sequence includes:
- the LOC107399350 gene encoding leukocyte immunoglobulin-like receptor subfamily A member 5 isoform X2 has translation MKPFLTVLLYLGLSVDFRIPVLAGTLSKPTLRAVPRNVVAIGNQVTFFCEGPLEAKEYVLYKEGSPDYPIPTNLLKTENKVTFFISSVEWYHAGRYWCEHKSNNGMSERSECLELVVTDYTP, from the exons GACTGAGTGTGGACTTCAGGATCCCAGTATTGGCAG GGACTCTCTCTAAACCTACACTCCGGGCAGTGCCAAGAAATGTGGTAGCCATTGGCAACCAGGTGACATTCTTCTGTGAAGGGCCCTTAGAGGCCAAGGAATATGTTCTCTACAAAGAAGGAAGTCCAGATTACCCAATACCAACAAACCttctaaaaactgaaaacaaagtcACATTCTTCATCTCATCGGTTGAATGGTACCATGCAGGCCGATATTGGTGTGAACATAAAAGCAATAATGGTATGTCAGAAAGAAGTGAAtgcctggagctggtggtgacag ATTATACACCCTGA
- the LOC107399350 gene encoding leukocyte immunoglobulin-like receptor subfamily A member 6 isoform X1 — protein MKPFLTVLLYLGLSVDFRIPVLAGTLSKPTLRAVPRNVVAIGNQVTFFCEGPLEAKEYVLYKEGSPDYPIPTNLLKTENKVTFFISSVEWYHAGRYWCEHKSNNGMSERSECLELVVTGYDPSKVTLSAIFSPVVTSGGQVTLQYVSELAYNMFILLKEDEKFSLASSSQIIHPELFGALFTVGPVTPNQRWRFTCYGYNERSSQLWLVPSNHLELLVSGKEVQDFPLNDIVTDTGSQERT, from the exons GACTGAGTGTGGACTTCAGGATCCCAGTATTGGCAG GGACTCTCTCTAAACCTACACTCCGGGCAGTGCCAAGAAATGTGGTAGCCATTGGCAACCAGGTGACATTCTTCTGTGAAGGGCCCTTAGAGGCCAAGGAATATGTTCTCTACAAAGAAGGAAGTCCAGATTACCCAATACCAACAAACCttctaaaaactgaaaacaaagtcACATTCTTCATCTCATCGGTTGAATGGTACCATGCAGGCCGATATTGGTGTGAACATAAAAGCAATAATGGTATGTCAGAAAGAAGTGAAtgcctggagctggtggtgacag gATATGACCCAAGCAAAGTCACTTTGTCTGCCATTTTTAGCCCTGTAGTGACCTCAGGAGGGCAGGTGACCCTTCAGTATGTCTCAGAACTGGCATATAACATGTTTATTCTATtgaaggaagatgagaagttctCTCTGGCTTCATCCTCACAGATTATACACCCTGAGCTCTTTGGAGCCCTGTTCACTGTGGGTcctgtgacccccaaccagaggTGGAGGTTCACATGCTATGGGTATAATGAGAGAAGCTCCCAGCTGTGGTTAGTGCCCAGTAACCATCTAGAGCTCCTGGTCTCAGGTAAGGAAGTACAGGACTTTCCTTTGAATGATATTGTAACTGACACAGGATCCCAGGAAAGGACCTGA